GCCCCGCAGTTTCCGCCCGAAGAGCGGGACCACCCAGTCATTGACCCAGCGACGCTGCCTGCGCTCCCATTCGCGCATGGACAAACGCGTGGGCGGGTCCCAATCCTTCGGAGAGAATTTGTGGGGGACGTTGAGGTGGTCCAGGACTTGGGCGGCCAGGTACTTGTGGCCCGCTTTGGACATGTGGAGCCGATCCGGGGCCCACATCCGCTGGTCCTTGTAAGCGTCAAAGCACCAGTAATCCACCAGGACTGCGCCGTATTTGGCGGCGATATCACGGACCCTTTGGTTGTAGAGGGTGTTGCGCTTTTTGAAAGGCTCCAAGACCGCGGAGACTTTCACGTCGAACCCAGTGAACAGCACCAGCGTTGCCCCGGTTTCACTCAACCGGGCGACCAGCAGCTCATAGTCGTTGAGGAGCGCATC
Above is a genomic segment from Arthrobacter sp. YN containing:
- a CDS encoding SGNH/GDSL hydrolase family protein, coding for MREEFGDGVKARRRFVAIGDSFTEGVGDPSNVLPNGVRGWADRVAEKLAKAEPGWEYANLAVRSKRLRHIIDEQLEPAVAMEPTLITLYAGGNDILDFGTDMDALLNDYELLVARLSETGATLVLFTGFDVKVSAVLEPFKKRNTLYNQRVRDIAAKYGAVLVDYWCFDAYKDQRMWAPDRLHMSKAGHKYLAAQVLDHLNVPHKFSPKDWDPPTRLSMREWERRQRRWVNDWVVPLFGRKLRGVTLGDALSPRWPQPVKVPRKGGLKKLMEKATQ